A genomic stretch from Hemibagrus wyckioides isolate EC202008001 linkage group LG20, SWU_Hwy_1.0, whole genome shotgun sequence includes:
- the htr5aa gene encoding 5-hydroxytryptamine (serotonin) receptor 5A, genome duplicate a gives MSNFSISTSSNHSSLHGNLNRPVTVFSVLTFTLLAMLVLATFMWNMLVLVTILRVRTFHRVPHNLVASMAISDVMVAGLVMPLSLVRELYGRRWILGRALCQMWISFDVLCCTASIWNVTAIALDRYWSITRHLEYTLKRRKRISNVMIGLTWMLSSIISFSPQFGWGETYSEEAMECQVSQEPSYTIFSTFGAFYLPLCVVLFVYWKIYKAAKFRIGSKKNTVTPAPEAVESKEANRQRPQTAFAVRHATVTFQTDSETWREQKERRAALMVGILIGVFVLCWIPFFLTELITPLFSWHIPPTWKSIFLWLGYSNSFFNPLIYTAFNKNYNSAFRNLFNKQR, from the exons ATGTCCAATTTCAGCATCTCCACCTCGTCCAATCACAGCTCGCTTCATGGAAACCTGAACAGACCCGTGACGGTGTTCAGCGTCCTGACCTTCACCCTGCTTGCCATGCTGGTTTTGGCCACATTCATGTGGAACATGCTGGTCCTCGTGACCATCCTAAGGGTCCGCACTTTTCATCGTGTTCCTCACAACCTGGTGGCCTCCATGGCCATCTCGGACGTGATGGTGGCCGGACTCGTGATGCCCCTGAGCCTCGTCCGGGAGCTGTATGGCCGCCGGTGGATCCTCGGGCGAGCTCTCTGTCAGATGTGGATCTCCTTCGACGTTCTCTGCTGCACTGCCAGTATCTGGAATGTTACCGCCATCGCGCTCGATCGCTACTGGTCCATCACACGACACCTGGAGTACACTCTGAAGAGACGCAAGAGGATCTCCAATGTGATGATCGGACTGACGTGGATGCTCTCGTCTATCATCTCCTTCTCGCCGCAGTTTGGATGGGGAGAGACGTACTCGGAGGAAGCGATGGAGTGCCAGGTGAGCCAGGAGCCATCCTACACCATCTTCTCCACCTTTGGAGCGTTCTATCTGCCGCTCTGTGTCGTGCTGTTCGTCTACTGGAAGATCTATAAAGCGGCCAAATTTCGCATCGGATCCAAGAAGAACACCGTTACTCCGGCTCCAGAGGCTGTGGAG TCAAAAGAGGCGAATCGGCAGCGTCCTCAGACGGCGTTTGCGGTCCGTCACGCCACCGTGACCTtccagacagacagcgagacgTGGCGGGAGCAGAAGGAACGTCGTGCTGCGCTGATGGTCGGAATCCTGATCGGCGTCTTCGTCCTCTGCTGGATCCCCTTCTTCCTGACCGAGCTGATCACACCTCTCTTCTCCTGGCATATACCGCCAACCTGGAAGAGCATCTTCCTCTGGCTCGGCTACTCCAACTCCTTCTTCAACCCGCTCATCTACACGGCTTTTAACAAGAACTACAACAGCGCCTTCAGGAACCTCTTCAACAAGCAGCGCTGA